In Deinococcus aestuarii, one genomic interval encodes:
- a CDS encoding S-layer homology domain-containing protein, whose protein sequence is MRKSLIIASTLALSVGAASAQDTTTPAAPATQTTPAQTTPATTTPATTQTTPAATPATTTATPSQVTTFSDVPAGHWAKDAVDVIVQRGLIQGFPDGTFRGNESLTRYQAALIFYRLLQNGGLSSGNLSQGDLTTITRGIQEVSTELAALTTRVTDLERLSADQQARITALEGRIAALGTGTGTAGTDTAALTARIDALEAAVRALPTAPAAGTADAALTARVDALEAAARSAATTPATTTPAPTTTAPADTTTTEPAPSTVVIGDTTPVATTPTRGNLFAGVSIGAANAGSLGNCYIPNAEGRAVNFCASFGGVIGSTQIIGPIGARVAADYRPGPNAISADVNATIGTTFGRFQPYAGAGLGLTSSRSRTATGNTTDTYLSALIGVDFQITDSIAAFAEADARYYLTNKGVGAAQDATATRGFGNAVKAGLKFYF, encoded by the coding sequence ATGCGCAAGTCCCTGATCATCGCGTCCACCCTGGCCCTCAGCGTCGGCGCCGCCAGCGCCCAGGACACGACCACCCCCGCCGCACCCGCCACCCAGACGACGCCGGCCCAGACCACGCCCGCCACCACGACCCCGGCGACCACCCAGACGACGCCCGCCGCGACCCCGGCGACCACGACCGCGACCCCCAGCCAGGTCACGACCTTCAGCGACGTGCCCGCCGGGCACTGGGCCAAGGACGCGGTGGACGTGATCGTGCAGCGCGGGCTGATCCAGGGCTTCCCGGACGGCACCTTCCGCGGCAACGAGAGCCTGACCCGTTACCAGGCCGCCCTGATCTTCTACCGCCTGCTGCAAAACGGCGGCCTGAGCAGCGGCAACCTCAGCCAGGGTGATCTGACGACCATCACGCGCGGCATTCAGGAGGTCAGCACCGAGCTGGCCGCCCTGACCACCCGCGTGACCGACCTGGAGCGCCTGAGCGCCGACCAGCAGGCCCGCATCACGGCGCTCGAGGGCCGCATCGCCGCCCTGGGCACCGGGACCGGCACGGCGGGCACCGACACCGCCGCCCTGACCGCCCGCATCGACGCGCTGGAGGCCGCCGTACGCGCGCTGCCGACCGCGCCCGCCGCCGGCACGGCGGACGCCGCCCTGACCGCCCGCGTGGACGCGCTGGAGGCCGCCGCCCGCAGCGCCGCGACCACGCCCGCCACGACCACGCCGGCCCCCACCACCACGGCCCCCGCCGACACCACCACGACGGAGCCCGCTCCCAGCACGGTCGTGATCGGCGACACGACGCCCGTCGCCACCACCCCCACGCGCGGCAACCTGTTCGCCGGGGTGAGCATCGGCGCCGCAAATGCGGGCAGCCTTGGCAACTGCTACATCCCGAACGCGGAAGGCCGCGCGGTGAACTTCTGCGCCAGCTTCGGCGGCGTGATCGGCAGCACGCAGATCATCGGGCCGATTGGCGCCCGGGTGGCCGCCGACTACCGCCCCGGTCCCAACGCCATCTCCGCGGACGTGAACGCCACCATCGGCACGACCTTCGGCCGCTTCCAGCCCTACGCGGGCGCGGGCCTCGGCCTGACGAGCAGCCGCAGCCGCACCGCGACCGGCAACACGACGGACACCTACCTCAGCGCCCTGATCGGCGTGGACTTCCAGATCACCGACAGCATCGCGGCCTTCGCGGAGGCCGACGCCCGCTACTACCTCACCAACAAGGGTGTGGGCGCCGCCCAGGACGCCACCGCCACCCGTGGCTTCGGCAACGCGGTCAAGGCCGGTCTGAAGTTCTACTTCTGA